The sequence GCCGGACGGTCAGCTCCCGGGCGACCCGAGCGGCTGTGGGCGGTTCTCCCACTTGGTTGACAGGGCGATGCCCGTGCGGGTGGACGCCACGCCCGGGGTGCGGTTGAGCCGCACGATCAGCGCCTCCAGCTCGGCGATCGTGCCGACCCGCGCCTTGAGCAGGAAGGACTCGACGCCGGCCATGAAGTAGCAGGACTCGATCTCGGGCATCTGGCGGAACGCCTCCAGCACGTCGTCGGTGTCCCCGCCGGAGTCCTCGACGATGCCGATCAGCGCGGTCACGCCGAGCCCGACCGCCTCCGGCTCCACCTCCGCCCGGTACGCCCGGATAACGCCGCTTGACTCCAGCTTGCCGACCCGCTCGTGCACGGCCGGGGCGGAGAGGCCGACCTGCCGGGCGAGTTCGGCGTACGACAGTCGGGCGTTGCCCCGCAGCAGGTCGACGAGGCTCAGGTCGATGGCGTCCACGGAAGGTGACCCTAGCCGTCCGGGCGTAACGTCGGACGGCCGGCACCCGTTGAACATGACAACACGTAACTATGTGCAGACTCAGCGTGATGGAGGCCGGACCCGGGTAATATTTCCTAACTTCCCACTCAGTGCGTTTTTCGCGTTTGGCGGACAGGCCAGGTCGCTGGTGCTGTAATTGCCATACGTCCCTCATGACGGCTCTGGGCTCGCACCGGCCGGGGGCAGTGTGTTCAGCCGGGGGCTTCGTCGACGCGAGGAGGGGGCTGTGGACACTGGAGATCGCCTGCTGACACCGGGTGAGGTCGCCGCGTTGTTTCGGGTTGACCCGAAGACTGTGACGCGATGGGCGGCGGCCGGCCGGATCGGCAGCATCCGGACTCCAGGCGGGCATCGCCGGTTTCGGGAATCCGAGGTGCGGGCCCTGCTGGAAGGGGAGGGCATGCTGGACGAGGGGGAGGACATCGGCAAGCCGCGCAATGTCGGTCCCGCCGCCTCGACCGGACCGGGGCCGGCCAACGCCGGGATGTACTGAATGGTGCGAGACGGATCGCGGGCCGGCCGACAGGTCCGGTCCGCGCCCGTCTGAGGCGAGGTTCCGCTTCGCTACGACCGGTCGGCGGCCAACTGCCCCGACCACCGCCGGAACAACGTGTGCGGCACGCCGAGCGCGTCCAGCACCTTGCCGGCCACGAAGTCGACCAACTGCGCTGCGGTGGCCGAGGCGCCGGAGCCGTAGAAGCCCGGACTGGCCGGCACTACCACCGCTCCGGCGTCGTGCAACGCGATCAGGTGCTCCAGGTGGCTGCGGGTCACCGGCGTCTCCCGGGGCACCACCACCACCGGCCGGCGCTCCTTGAGGTTGACCTCGGCCGCGCGCTGCAACAGGTCCTTGGAGAGCCCGATGGCGATGCCGGCGCAGGCGGCCGTGCTCGCCGGCACCACCGCCATCCCGCGTACCCGGTAGGAGCCGCTGCTCGGGCCGGCGGCGATGTCACCGGCCGGCCAGTGCCGCACGTCGGCGTCGGCCAGGTCGCGGCCCAGCCAGGCGGCCAGGTCCTCGGCCCAGTGGCCGTCCCGGAACGGGCGGCCGGTCTCGTCGAGCACGGTCAGCCGGGCGGCCCGGGAGACGATCAGGTCCACCGGCTCGCCGGCGTCGAGCAGCCCGTTGACGACCGCCGCCGCGTACGGGGTGCCGGACGCGCCGGAGACCCCGACCACCCATGGTTCGCGCATGTCGTCCAGCCTGCCTGGTCGCCGCCGCGCCCCGCCCGGCGACCCCCCGACCACTGCGCTGCGTGTCGCCGCGGCAGCCCGCTGTGCGCCGGGACGGCGGGAGCGCGGTGGACCTGCCATGCTGCCGTCGGCGGCCCACGCCGCACGGAAAGGGATCGAGCCATGGTCGAGGAGGTGCTCCGGTCGCTGCGGGCCGCGTGCCCGATCCCGCCCCGGCTCTCGCCGTACGCGGACCCGGTGCAGGAGTGGCTGCTGGACCGGCTGCCCCGGCTGGGCGTACCGCTGAACTCCAGCGCCCGGGAGCGGCTGGACCGGGCCGGCTTCGCCCGGTACGCGGGCCGGCTCTACCCGGACGCCAGCGAGCCGGACCTGCGTACCCTGGCCGCCCTGTTCACCTGGTTCTTCCTGGTCGACGACGCCTGCGACGGGCCGGACCGGTTCGCGCCGGAGCAGATCAGGGCGCTGCGGGCCGGGGCGTTGAGCCTGCTGCGGGACGGCCCACGCCGGCGGCACCCCGGGTTCGGCGGGCCGCTGCGCCGGCTGCTGGTCGACGCCTGGCGGGCGCCCCGGCGCCGGATGCCGGCCCGCTGGCGGCTGCGCTTCGCCGACGCGGTCGCCGACCACCTGGACGGCACGTGGCGGGAGTCGGTCGCCAAGGACCTCGGGCGGCGCCCCTCGGTGGCCGAGTACGTGCAGTTGCGCCGGGCGACGTCGGCGGCGTACGTCTCGTACCCGCTGATCGAGTTCGCCACCGGGCGGCCGTTGCCCGACCCGGTATACCACCACCCGGCGCTGCGCCGGATCGGCGAGCTCGGCAACGACCTGCTCTCCTGGTACAACGACCTCGCCTCGCTGAAGCGGGACCGGGCCACCTCCGGCGGGCACAACCTGGTGCTGGCGGTGGCCGACGAGCGGCGGGTGCCGCTGGACACCGCCGTGGACCTGATCGCCGAGCGCTGGCGGGCGGCGATGGACCACTTCGTGGCGCTCCGCGCCGGCGTGCCGTCCTTCGGCCCCGCCCTGGACCCGGCCGTCACCACCCACCTCGACGGCGTCGCCAACGCCGTCCGCGGCACCCTCGACTGGACCCTCGAGAGCGCCCGCTACCCCACCCCCTGACCTCCCGCCCCCACCCTCTCCTTGCGCGCTTTTTCCCGGAAAACGTGGCCTTCGCGCGCCGAATAGCCACGCTTTCTCAGAAAGAGCGCGCCTCTTGGGTGGGGCGGGGTGGGGTCGGTCAGGGGTGGAGGTGGAGGCGGATGGTGAGGTCGAGCAGGGCGAAGAGGAAGAGGGCGATGCCGACGAAGCCGTTCGCGGTGAAGAACGCCCGGTTGACCTTGCTCAGGTCGGTGGGGCTGACCACCACGTGCTGGTAGCCGAAGGCGAGGGCGGTGAACGCCAGGCCGATCCACCACAGCCAGCCGAAGCCGACCAGCGCGCCGAACCAGATGAACAGCGCGAAGGTGACCACGTGCGCGACGGTGGAGGCGTGCAGCGCGAAGCGCCGGCCGTACCGGGCCGGGACGCTGTGCACGCCGATCTCCCGGTCGACGTCGGCGTCCTGGCAGGCGTAGATCAGGTCGAAGCCGCCGATCCAGAGCCCCACCGCCGCACCGAGCAGCCAGGCCGGCCAGGAGCCGTCCAGGGTGCCGGTGACCGCGAGCCAGGCGCCGACCGGGCCGACCGCCTGGGCGATCGCCAGGATGGCGTGCGGCCAGTTGGTGAACCGCTTGCCGTAGGGGTAGACGACCAGCGGGATCACCGCGAGCGGCGCGAGCACCAGGCAGAGCGGGTTGAGCAGCGCCGCGGCGGCCAGGAAGACCACCAGCGCGACGGCCGCGCCGGTCCAGGCCGTGCGCACGCTCACCGCCCCGGTGACCAGCTCCCGGTTCGCGGTACGCGGGTTCCGGGCGTCGATCCGCCGGTCGAGGATGCGGTTGGCGGCCATCGCGAAGGTCCGCGCCCCGACCATCGCCACGGTGATCAGCAGCAGGTCGAGCCAGCGCACCCGCCCGCCGTCGACCCGCATCGCGGTCAGCGCCGACAGGTACGCGAAGGGCAGTGCGAAGACGGAGTGCTCGATGGCGACGAGCTTGAGGAACGACTTGATCCGGCCCGGCTTCTCGGCCGGCGCGTCGAGGACCGCCATCAGATTCCGTACTCCTTCCAGCGCTTGTCGACCAGGGAGGCGACCTCCGGCGACATGGTCATCTCCTCCGGCCAGCCCCGGGTGTAGCCCTCGGCGGGCAGCTTGCGGGTCGCGTCGACGCCGGCCTTGCCGCCCCAGAACTGCTGGTACGACGAGTGGTCGAGGTGGTCCACCGGCCCCTCGGTGAGCAGCAGGTCGCGGGCGTAGTCGACGTTGCCGAAGGCGCGGAAGGCGACCTCGTTGTAGTCGTGCACGTCGCAGTCCTCGTCGACGATCACGATCAGCTTGGTCAGCGACATCAGGTGCGCGCCCCAGATCGCGTTCATCACCTTCTGCGCGTGCTTCGGGTAGCGCTTGCGGATCGACACGATCGCGCAGTTGTGGAAGACCCCGGCGGCCGGCAGGTCGTAGTCGACGATGTCCGGGATCAGCAACTTGAGCAGCGGCTGGAAGATCCGCTCGGTGGCCTTGCCCAGGCCGTGGTCCTCCTGCGGCGGCTTGGAGGTGACGATCGAGTGGTACACCGGGTTGCGCTGCATGGTCATCGCCTCGATGTGCAGCACCGGGAACGGCTCGACCGGGGTGTAGAAACCGGTGTGGTCGCCGAACGGCCCCTCGGGCAGCCGCTCGCCGGGCTCCAGGTAGCCCTCCAGCACGATCTGGGCGTGCGCGGGCACCTGCAACGGCACGGTGAGGCAGTCGACCATCTCGACCCGCTCGCCGCGCAGGAATCCGGCGAACAGGTACTCGTCGATGTCGCCGGGCAGCGGTGCGCTCGCCGCGTAGCTGACCACCGGGTCGCAGCCGATGGCGACGGCCACCGGCAGCCGCTGCCCGAGCCGCTCGGCGACGGCGTGGTGCGCGGTGGAGTCCTTGTGGATCTGCCAGTGCATGCCCAGCGTGTTGCGGCTGTGCTGCTGGAGGCGGTAGAGCCCGAGGTTGCGCTTGCCGGTCTCCGGGTGCTTGGTGTGGGTCAGCCCGTAGTTGTGGAAGATCCCGCCGTCGCCGGGCCAGACCTGCAGGCCGGGCAGCCGGTTCAGGTCCACGTCCTCGCCGCGGTAGACCACCTGCTGGCAGGGGGCGGTCTTCACCTTGCGCGGCGGCACCGACTTGAGCTGCATGACCTTGCCCAGACCCTCACGGATGCCGGACCAGCCGACCGGCAGCTCCGGCTTGACCAGCGCGCCGATCCGGTCGCCGATCTCGTCCAGCGACTCGACGCCGAGCGCCATCGCCATCCGCTTCTCGGTGCCGAAGAGGTTGATCGCCACCGGCATCTCGCCCCGGGTGGGCCGCTCGAAGAGCAGCGCCGGGCCGCCCGCCCGGACGGTCCGGGTGACCACCTCGCTGATCTCCAGCGTGGGGTCGACCGGGACGCTCACCCGCCGCAGCTCGCCCGCGCGCTCCAGCGCCGCGAGGAAGTCCTTGAGATCGGTGTACGGGAAGCCACGAGCCGCCATGCCGCCAGTCTCCCGCACCCCGGGACGGCCCGCCCACGCCGGGTCGGCCCGGGCGGTGTGCGTCTCCCCACGCATCCGGCACACGACGCGGCGGCGAAGTCCCGGCCGGGCCGGACGGCATGGGCGGTGGCCGGCCGGGTAGTCGAGGCGCCGGTCGAGACGGGGAGCGGCGATGAGCGACGGGCGGGTACCGGCGGGGTTCTCCGAGCAGCGGGCACAGGTCGGCGACGTGGCGATGAACTACGTCCGGGGCGGCCGGGGACCCACCCTGGTGCTGCTGCACGGCTATCCGCAGTGCTGGCGGATGTGGCGTCACCTGCTGCCCGGGCTGGGGCGGTCGTACGAGGTGGTCGCGCCCGACCTGCGCGGCTTCGGCGGCAGCAACGCCCCGCCCGGCGGGTACGACAAGAAGACCCTCGCGGCCGACCTGCACGGGCTGCTGACCGGGCTCGGCCTGACCGGCGACATCCGGCTGGTCGGCCACGACCTGGGCACCATGGTCGCCTACGCCTACGCCGCCGCCCACCCCGACAAGGTGTCCCGGCTGGTGCTGACCGAGGCTCCCATCCCGGACGAGAGCATCTACGCCTTCCCCGCGCTGAGCAGCGCCGGGCCGGCGGTGTGGAACTTCGGCTTCTTCAACGTGACGAACGGTCTGCCCGAGGAGCTGATCGTCGGCCGGGAGACGCTCTGGGTGGAGCGCTTCACCGACTCGATCATGGTGAACAAGGGCAGCCTCGGGCCGGAGGACGTCGAGGAGTACGCCGGACACCTGCGCGACCCGGCCCACCTGCGGGCCAGCTTCGCGTACTTCCGGGCGTTCGGACAGGACGTCGCGGACAACGCCGCGTACCGGGCGACGAAGCTGCCCATGCCGGTGCTCGCCGTCGGCGCCCGGGCCAGCCTCGGCGAGCAGGTGGCCGACCAGGTCCGCCGGTACGCCGGCACAGTTACCGGCGAGGTGGTCGAGGACTGCGGCCACTGGCTCTTCGAGGAGCGGCCGGCGGAGCTGGCTGCTCTGGTGCTGCCGTTCCTGCGGGACTGAGCCCGCCGGTCAGGCGGCCGGCGCCCAGGCGTATCCGGCCAGGGCGGGGTCGAGCGGCGCGTCGGTGAGCCGGTTGGCGAAGGTGGAGATCGTGTACGTGCCGACGCCGAGCACCACGTCGAGGGCGTGCCGGGGCAGCCAGCCGGCGTCGAGGAACGCGTGCAGCTCCCCGTCCGGCACCGCGCCCCGGTGGTCGAGCACGGCGAGGGTGAACCGGCGCAGCGCCTCCAGTCTCGGATCGGCCAGCGGCGCGCCGTCCCGCAGCGCGGCGACCAGCTCCGGGTCCACGCCCTGCCGGGTGAGGGTGGCGGTGTGCATCGCCACGCAGACGTGGCACTCGTTGCGGGTGGCGACGGTCAGCACCACGACCTCGCGCTCGACCGGGTCGAGGTCGGTGGACTCGAAGGTGGCGTTGGCGGTGAGGAAGCCCTTGAGCAGCTCGGGTGACTCGGCCATCCGGGCGACGGCCTCGGGGAGGCGACCGAGCTTGCGCTGCACGCCGGCCATGGTGGGGCGGGCGGCGGCGGGCGCGGTCTCGGCGGTGTGGGCGGTGAAGACGGACATGGCGGAACCCCTCGGGTACGATAGTCAACGTGGTTGACCAAATAGTAAACGAGGTTGTCGAACATGACAACGCCTGAGTCCGACCGACCCGGCTTCGTGTTGCCGCTGCTGCTGCTGGCCGGCTTCCGGACCCTCATCGACGACCTGCACGCCGAGCTGGCCAAGCAGGGGCACCCGGACCTGCGGCCGCTGCACGGTTTCGTCCTGCAGGCCGTCGGCGTCGACGGCACCACCGCCGGCGATCTGGGCCAGCGCCTCGGCGTCTCCAAGCAGGCCGCCGGCAAGACCGTCGACCGGCTGGTCGCGCTCGGCTACCTGGAACGCGCCGACGACCCCGCCGACGCCCGGCGCAAGCTGGTGCGGATGACCGAGCGGGGCGCGGACGGGCTACGCCGCTCGGCGGTCGTCTTCGACGCGCTGCGCGAGCGCTGGGCGGCCACCCTCGGCGCGGAGCGGGTCAGCGCGATGGAGGACGACCTGCGCGCGATCGCCCAGCCCAACTTCTTCCGCCTCGACGTCCCCGGCTGGTTCGGCGGCTGACCCGCCGAGTCCTGCTCGCCTCAGGCCCCGGCGTAGAGCATGTCGAGGTCCACCAGGACCACGTCCTCGCGACCGTTCGCCGCCCCCGTCAACTCCTCCGTGAAACCCTCCGCGCTCGCCAGCAGCAGTCGGGTGCCGCGCGCGTCGAAGCCGGGTCGCGGAAGCAGCAGCTCGCGCAGCCGCCCGAGCCGTTCCAGATCGGGTACGCCCAACCGGCGGCCCCACTTCACCTCACCGATGGCGAGCAGGGGGCGGGGGCCGTCGCCGAGGGGCGGCTCGCCGAGCGCGACGAGGTCGAGTTCGTGACTGGTCCGGCTGGCGGGATCGGTCAACGTGGCGGCGCTCGCCTCACCGACCAACCCACCCAGGACGTCCGGATCGGCGAAGCGCACCGACCATTGCCGGACGATCTCCTCGAATCGCGGCCCGAGCACCGCGCTGGCGTACCGGCGCTGTGACCGACGCCAGACGTCCCCGCCCCGGCGCTGCTCCAAAGCCGTCCAGGCCGGTCGCATCACCGCCTGGTAGAAGGTGATGAGGGGTTCGGTGATCCGGTAGCTGCTGCGCCCGCTCCGCAGCGGATCCAGCTCACGGAGCAGGAGGCCGGCGTCCTCCAGCACGGTGAGCGGGTGTTGCAGCTCGTTCGCCTTCCGCCCGATGTAGTCAGCGATGCCGCCACGACTGGCGTTCCCCTCGGCGACCGCGGCAAGCACCGAGTGGTAGAGCGCGGTGTCACGCAGGTCCGGGTCCTCCGCCAACAGGTACCGCGCCTCCCGGAAGAGCGGACGCGCCGGGTTGAGCACCGCACGGGTGACCCAGGCGTCGAAGTCCTCCAGCCCGGTCGGCGCGTCGTCCTGGACGTACTCCCTCCGGTAGGCCGGCGTGCCGCCGACGATGGCGAACACCTTCGCCGCCAGCGCCGGGTCTTCGATGCCCCAGAAGGTCGCCGCCGCGCGGTAGTCGAGGGGCTGGACCGACAGTTCCAGCCCGGCCCGGCCGCGCAGCGGGGCCGAACCGGCAAGGAGATTGCCCATGAAGGACAGGGCCGAGCCGCAGAGCAGAAGGCGGGTCTGCGACCCGACCCGCTCCGGCCGCCCGGGCGTGAGGGCGTGCTGAATGATCGACGGCAGATCCCGTGCGGCGCGGACCAGGTACGGGAACTCGTCGATCACCACGGTCGTCGGCCGGTCGCGCCCGAGTGCGAGCAGCGCGTCGACGGCGCCGGCCCAGTCCGCGAGGTGGACAGGCCCGGGCGCGCCGGTGAACGCGCCGATCGCTTCGCCGAGCCGTCGGAGCGACTCCGCGGACGTCGCCTCCGTGGCGCCGAAGTAGAAGCCTCTGCTCGCCAGGGCGAGTTCGTACAGCAGTAGCGTCTTGCCCTGCCGACGTCGACCACTGACCACCCCGAGCGTGGCGCCCGGACGTTCGTCAGCGGCGAAGCGGGCCAACTCGGCCCACTCGACGTCCCGATCGAAGATCCCTTGCGGCTTCGCCAGCCCGGCCATGCCCGTCACCCGCATTTCGTAGAAGTACAGTTCTTAGAAGTGTAGTTCTACATTCTGCGGAGGGCGGCGGGACGCGCTGCGGCTTTTGGGTCAGCATGGCGGAATGGACGACGCGTACGTGGTGGGTGACCCGGACGGCCTCTCGCCCCTCCTGGCCGAGATCCGCGACGCGGTGGCCCGCGAGCTGCACGCCCAGCTCGCCCTGCGGGCGGAGCGGATCGAGCTGGCCGACGTGCCGGAGATCGCCTACCAGGTGACCCTCCGCGTGGACCGGGTCCTCACCGGCCGGGCGACGACGAGGGCTCGCCGAGCCGGTTGACCGCCGCCGCAGCGCCGGCCCGCCGAGACGCCGGGCGCCGAGCTTCAGGGCGCGGCGAGCGCCGTGGTCGGAGCGAGCCGCGCCGCTCGCACCGCGGGATACAGCCCGGCCATTCCGCCGATCGCCACGGTCAGCAGCAGGGCGCATCCCGTCGCCCAGGCCGGCACCAGCACGGGCCAACCCTGAGCCACCGCGTACACCGCGGTCACCCCGACACCGAGTGCCGCCCCGGCCGTCCCACCGAGGAAGGACAGCAGCAACGACTCGACGAAGAACTGGAGTCGGACCTGTCCCCGAGTGGCGCCGAGCGCCCGCCGGAGCCCCACCTCAGAACGGCGTTCGAGCACCGAGATGACCATCGTGTTGGCGACCCCGACACCCCCCACCACCAGGGCCACCGCTCCCAACCCGAGGAGCAGCCGGGTCAGCGCGCGATTCGCCGCAGCCTTGGCCACCAGGGCGTCCGACGGTCGGGACACCAGCACCTCGTCCGGGTGCTGCGGGTTGGCGGTCGGCGCGAGAACCCGCCGTACTCCGGCGATCGCCGACTCCCGGGCCCGGACGAACACCGTGGTCGGATGGCCGTCGAAGGCGAGCCGATGCACCGCGGCCTCCCAGCCGATCAGCGCCGCCCCGTCCAGCTCGGGCGCCAGCGGTGCCGGTGCGAGGAC comes from Micromonospora purpureochromogenes and encodes:
- a CDS encoding terpene synthase family protein — encoded protein: MVEEVLRSLRAACPIPPRLSPYADPVQEWLLDRLPRLGVPLNSSARERLDRAGFARYAGRLYPDASEPDLRTLAALFTWFFLVDDACDGPDRFAPEQIRALRAGALSLLRDGPRRRHPGFGGPLRRLLVDAWRAPRRRMPARWRLRFADAVADHLDGTWRESVAKDLGRRPSVAEYVQLRRATSAAYVSYPLIEFATGRPLPDPVYHHPALRRIGELGNDLLSWYNDLASLKRDRATSGGHNLVLAVADERRVPLDTAVDLIAERWRAAMDHFVALRAGVPSFGPALDPAVTTHLDGVANAVRGTLDWTLESARYPTP
- a CDS encoding alpha/beta fold hydrolase, yielding MSDGRVPAGFSEQRAQVGDVAMNYVRGGRGPTLVLLHGYPQCWRMWRHLLPGLGRSYEVVAPDLRGFGGSNAPPGGYDKKTLAADLHGLLTGLGLTGDIRLVGHDLGTMVAYAYAAAHPDKVSRLVLTEAPIPDESIYAFPALSSAGPAVWNFGFFNVTNGLPEELIVGRETLWVERFTDSIMVNKGSLGPEDVEEYAGHLRDPAHLRASFAYFRAFGQDVADNAAYRATKLPMPVLAVGARASLGEQVADQVRRYAGTVTGEVVEDCGHWLFEERPAELAALVLPFLRD
- a CDS encoding Lrp/AsnC family transcriptional regulator: MDAIDLSLVDLLRGNARLSYAELARQVGLSAPAVHERVGKLESSGVIRAYRAEVEPEAVGLGVTALIGIVEDSGGDTDDVLEAFRQMPEIESCYFMAGVESFLLKARVGTIAELEALIVRLNRTPGVASTRTGIALSTKWENRPQPLGSPGS
- a CDS encoding carboxymuconolactone decarboxylase family protein; this encodes MSVFTAHTAETAPAAARPTMAGVQRKLGRLPEAVARMAESPELLKGFLTANATFESTDLDPVEREVVVLTVATRNECHVCVAMHTATLTRQGVDPELVAALRDGAPLADPRLEALRRFTLAVLDHRGAVPDGELHAFLDAGWLPRHALDVVLGVGTYTISTFANRLTDAPLDPALAGYAWAPAA
- a CDS encoding AAA family ATPase gives rise to the protein MAGLAKPQGIFDRDVEWAELARFAADERPGATLGVVSGRRRQGKTLLLYELALASRGFYFGATEATSAESLRRLGEAIGAFTGAPGPVHLADWAGAVDALLALGRDRPTTVVIDEFPYLVRAARDLPSIIQHALTPGRPERVGSQTRLLLCGSALSFMGNLLAGSAPLRGRAGLELSVQPLDYRAAATFWGIEDPALAAKVFAIVGGTPAYRREYVQDDAPTGLEDFDAWVTRAVLNPARPLFREARYLLAEDPDLRDTALYHSVLAAVAEGNASRGGIADYIGRKANELQHPLTVLEDAGLLLRELDPLRSGRSSYRITEPLITFYQAVMRPAWTALEQRRGGDVWRRSQRRYASAVLGPRFEEIVRQWSVRFADPDVLGGLVGEASAATLTDPASRTSHELDLVALGEPPLGDGPRPLLAIGEVKWGRRLGVPDLERLGRLRELLLPRPGFDARGTRLLLASAEGFTEELTGAANGREDVVLVDLDMLYAGA
- a CDS encoding BldC family transcriptional regulator, with amino-acid sequence MDTGDRLLTPGEVAALFRVDPKTVTRWAAAGRIGSIRTPGGHRRFRESEVRALLEGEGMLDEGEDIGKPRNVGPAASTGPGPANAGMY
- a CDS encoding MarR family winged helix-turn-helix transcriptional regulator, whose amino-acid sequence is MTTPESDRPGFVLPLLLLAGFRTLIDDLHAELAKQGHPDLRPLHGFVLQAVGVDGTTAGDLGQRLGVSKQAAGKTVDRLVALGYLERADDPADARRKLVRMTERGADGLRRSAVVFDALRERWAATLGAERVSAMEDDLRAIAQPNFFRLDVPGWFGG
- a CDS encoding UbiX family flavin prenyltransferase, which gives rise to MREPWVVGVSGASGTPYAAAVVNGLLDAGEPVDLIVSRAARLTVLDETGRPFRDGHWAEDLAAWLGRDLADADVRHWPAGDIAAGPSSGSYRVRGMAVVPASTAACAGIAIGLSKDLLQRAAEVNLKERRPVVVVPRETPVTRSHLEHLIALHDAGAVVVPASPGFYGSGASATAAQLVDFVAGKVLDALGVPHTLFRRWSGQLAADRS
- the mqnP gene encoding menaquinone biosynthesis prenyltransferase MqnP, producing MAVLDAPAEKPGRIKSFLKLVAIEHSVFALPFAYLSALTAMRVDGGRVRWLDLLLITVAMVGARTFAMAANRILDRRIDARNPRTANRELVTGAVSVRTAWTGAAVALVVFLAAAALLNPLCLVLAPLAVIPLVVYPYGKRFTNWPHAILAIAQAVGPVGAWLAVTGTLDGSWPAWLLGAAVGLWIGGFDLIYACQDADVDREIGVHSVPARYGRRFALHASTVAHVVTFALFIWFGALVGFGWLWWIGLAFTALAFGYQHVVVSPTDLSKVNRAFFTANGFVGIALFLFALLDLTIRLHLHP
- a CDS encoding ABC transporter permease translates to MNAPSSPPRPARLGLADVVRVGGVGLRTRPLRGVLSALGIAIGIAAMVAVVGITTSGRADLDRTLSRIGTNLLRVAPGQQFAGGNARLPTEAEAMIGRIGPVTGVSSVAQLAGVNVYRTDLVPEAESGGISVLAARQNLLDAVGAGMAQGGWFSPATGQFPTVVLGDRAAGWLGVGRLVPGLQVWLGGQWFTVIGVLAPAPLAPELDGAALIGWEAAVHRLAFDGHPTTVFVRARESAIAGVRRVLAPTANPQHPDEVLVSRPSDALVAKAAANRALTRLLLGLGAVALVVGGVGVANTMVISVLERRSEVGLRRALGATRGQVRLQFFVESLLLSFLGGTAGAALGVGVTAVYAVAQGWPVLVPAWATGCALLLTVAIGGMAGLYPAVRAARLAPTTALAAP
- a CDS encoding menaquinone biosynthesis decarboxylase, whose translation is MAARGFPYTDLKDFLAALERAGELRRVSVPVDPTLEISEVVTRTVRAGGPALLFERPTRGEMPVAINLFGTEKRMAMALGVESLDEIGDRIGALVKPELPVGWSGIREGLGKVMQLKSVPPRKVKTAPCQQVVYRGEDVDLNRLPGLQVWPGDGGIFHNYGLTHTKHPETGKRNLGLYRLQQHSRNTLGMHWQIHKDSTAHHAVAERLGQRLPVAVAIGCDPVVSYAASAPLPGDIDEYLFAGFLRGERVEMVDCLTVPLQVPAHAQIVLEGYLEPGERLPEGPFGDHTGFYTPVEPFPVLHIEAMTMQRNPVYHSIVTSKPPQEDHGLGKATERIFQPLLKLLIPDIVDYDLPAAGVFHNCAIVSIRKRYPKHAQKVMNAIWGAHLMSLTKLIVIVDEDCDVHDYNEVAFRAFGNVDYARDLLLTEGPVDHLDHSSYQQFWGGKAGVDATRKLPAEGYTRGWPEEMTMSPEVASLVDKRWKEYGI